A window of Pedobacter lusitanus contains these coding sequences:
- the nrdF gene encoding class 1b ribonucleoside-diphosphate reductase subunit beta → MSQYKAVNWNTPENDYAGMFWEQNLRQFWIDTEYIPSKDIDSWKSLTPEIQEAYKRALGGLTLLDTIQSHTGMPKLLDHIDGLQNKAVLSFMCMMEAIHAKSYSTIFTTVNSTAEINELFEWVENNKLLQFKAATIDKHYRSLDAAKVSNEDLFMGLAASVLLESFLFYSGFFMPLWLAGQGQMVASADIIKKIVADESIHGVFVGLLAQDVYKKLPNPEKSKEELISLLMELYENELKYTDELYTEVGLTADVKEYVRYNANKAMMNLGFEELFEIKAVNSIVLNGLNGETTQHDFFSKKSTNYEKSTEILYLRDEDFQMDVDPVF, encoded by the coding sequence ATGAGTCAATATAAAGCGGTAAACTGGAATACTCCGGAAAATGATTATGCCGGCATGTTCTGGGAGCAGAATCTGCGTCAGTTCTGGATTGATACAGAATATATTCCTTCTAAAGATATCGATAGCTGGAAATCTTTAACTCCTGAAATTCAGGAAGCTTATAAAAGAGCTTTAGGTGGTTTAACACTGCTTGATACCATTCAGAGCCATACTGGTATGCCTAAATTACTCGATCATATCGATGGCTTACAAAATAAGGCCGTACTTTCTTTCATGTGTATGATGGAAGCTATTCATGCCAAATCGTACTCAACTATCTTTACTACAGTAAATAGCACGGCAGAGATCAATGAGTTGTTCGAATGGGTAGAGAATAATAAGCTGTTGCAATTTAAAGCAGCAACAATTGATAAACATTACAGGAGTCTGGATGCAGCTAAAGTAAGCAATGAAGATTTGTTTATGGGGCTTGCAGCATCCGTTTTGTTAGAATCTTTCCTTTTTTACAGTGGGTTTTTTATGCCTTTGTGGCTTGCCGGGCAAGGGCAGATGGTAGCAAGTGCAGATATTATCAAAAAGATCGTTGCTGACGAATCTATTCATGGTGTCTTTGTTGGGCTCCTTGCGCAGGATGTCTATAAGAAGCTGCCAAATCCGGAAAAAAGTAAAGAAGAATTGATTAGCCTGTTGATGGAATTGTATGAGAATGAGTTGAAATATACTGATGAATTATATACTGAAGTTGGACTTACCGCCGATGTAAAAGAATACGTGCGTTATAATGCCAATAAAGCCATGATGAATCTTGGTTTTGAAGAATTGTTTGAGATAAAAGCCGTTAACTCTATAGTTTTAAATGGTTTAAATGGTGAAACTACTCAACATGATTTCTTTTCTAAAAAGTCAACGAACTACGAAAAAAGTACGGAGATACTTTATCTGAGAGACGAAGATTTTCAGATGGATGTAGATCCTGTTTTTTAA
- a CDS encoding thioredoxin family protein gives MSTKRIIKFEKDDCSPCNMVSEYLDRKGVVYETINPFNQPELAMQFRVRSVPTVILLEQEQELSRVIGFKPEELSVLVAV, from the coding sequence ATGAGCACAAAAAGAATAATCAAATTTGAAAAAGACGATTGCAGTCCATGCAACATGGTTTCAGAATATCTTGATAGAAAAGGTGTTGTCTATGAAACAATCAATCCGTTTAACCAACCCGAATTAGCTATGCAATTCCGCGTTAGGTCAGTACCAACAGTAATCTTATTAGAACAGGAACAGGAGCTTTCAAGAGTAATAGGTTTTAAACCTGAAGAATTATCAGTACTGGTAGCAGTTTAG
- a CDS encoding helix-turn-helix domain-containing protein, producing MNEIQLEKISFDPGKSFKYFSPRLRNTFFWHFHAEYELVYVEADAGIRHVGSHISGYTKSDLVFIGRNLPHLNFDYRLRSDYHQIVIQLRTDFLGSAIALSPEFTSIDQLFKKAAGGIAFHGETKAIVVEKLKQMAELNSFQQLIRLIEIFHLLAGSEETEILNDEEINLSFFLRDKLRMGAIYEYIDANYNQKPDVNIVAAKVNLTTPAFCRYFKKQANMTFTDFVNQYRIDLAKNLLMQDKNVTEACYAVGFDSLSYFNKLFNKITGQNPSVFKKNWFNNFQPDLPLVKTIRQVVN from the coding sequence ATGAATGAAATACAGCTGGAGAAAATAAGTTTTGACCCGGGTAAGTCCTTTAAATATTTTTCGCCCAGACTGAGGAATACATTTTTCTGGCATTTTCATGCTGAATATGAACTTGTTTATGTGGAGGCTGACGCCGGTATAAGACATGTCGGTTCTCATATTTCCGGATATACAAAAAGTGACCTTGTTTTTATAGGGAGAAATCTTCCGCATCTTAACTTCGATTACAGATTGCGAAGTGACTACCACCAGATCGTGATACAATTGAGAACAGATTTTCTGGGGTCAGCAATAGCCCTTTCGCCAGAATTCACCAGCATTGACCAGTTGTTTAAAAAAGCAGCAGGGGGAATTGCCTTTCATGGTGAAACCAAAGCTATTGTGGTAGAGAAATTAAAACAAATGGCCGAATTGAATTCCTTTCAGCAGCTCATCAGGTTAATTGAAATCTTTCATTTGCTGGCCGGTTCAGAAGAAACCGAGATTCTGAATGATGAAGAGATTAATTTATCCTTCTTTTTAAGAGATAAATTAAGAATGGGTGCCATTTACGAATATATTGATGCGAATTATAACCAAAAGCCTGATGTCAATATTGTCGCAGCTAAAGTAAATCTGACAACCCCGGCCTTCTGCAGGTATTTTAAAAAGCAGGCCAACATGACTTTTACAGATTTTGTAAACCAATATCGCATTGATCTGGCAAAAAATCTGTTAATGCAGGATAAAAATGTTACTGAAGCCTGTTACGCTGTAGGTTTTGATAGTTTGTCCTATTTTAATAAGTTATTTAATAAGATTACCGGACAAAATCCGTCCGTCTTTAAGAAAAACTGGTTTAACAATTTCCAGCCTGATTTACCTCTTGTCAAAACGATCAGGCAGGTGGTCAATTAA
- the nudK gene encoding GDP-mannose pyrophosphatase NudK, whose translation MIENVKILNTEILSDNWYTLKKITYTYTLKDGSSQTQDREAYDRGNGATILLYNKEQQTVILTRQFRLPTYINGNSSGMLIEACAGLLDKDNAEDCIKRETEEETGYKVTEVRKIFEAYMSPGSVTEILHFFVAAYSKSMKVNEGGGLEHEQENIEVMEISIDRAMQMIDSGEIMDGKTIILLQYVKLHNLL comes from the coding sequence ATGATCGAAAACGTAAAAATATTAAACACAGAGATTCTCTCTGATAACTGGTATACATTAAAAAAAATAACTTATACGTATACACTGAAAGATGGTTCATCCCAAACGCAGGACAGAGAAGCATATGACCGGGGAAATGGTGCTACTATCCTTTTATACAATAAAGAACAGCAGACTGTAATCCTTACCAGACAATTCAGGCTGCCCACATATATTAACGGAAACAGTTCTGGAATGCTGATTGAGGCTTGCGCCGGCTTACTGGACAAGGACAATGCTGAAGATTGTATCAAAAGAGAAACCGAAGAAGAAACAGGTTATAAAGTAACTGAGGTTCGTAAGATATTTGAAGCATATATGTCCCCGGGATCGGTTACTGAGATTTTACATTTCTTCGTTGCCGCATACTCTAAATCGATGAAGGTAAATGAAGGTGGTGGGCTGGAACATGAGCAGGAAAACATAGAAGTAATGGAAATTTCTATAGACCGGGCTATGCAAATGATAGATAGCGGAGAAATTATGGATGGAAAAACGATTATCTTACTCCAGTATGTTAAACTTCACAACCTGCTGTAG
- a CDS encoding (Fe-S)-binding protein — MKVELFIPCFVDQLYPETAFSTVKLLEKAGCEVSYNPNQTCCGQPAYNAGYWEEAKQTGTKFLNDFSSSNYIVAPSASCVGMVKNGFNDLFTNSTVHNKCRTLQGNIFELSDFLINVVKKDYFGAELEGKAVYHDSCSGLRECKIKEEPRRLLEKVHGLEMLEMKETDMCCGFGGTFAVKFDAISSAMAEQKVNHALDQDADYIISTDLSCLMHLQGYIDKNSLPIKTMHLADVLANGWLEY; from the coding sequence ATGAAAGTAGAATTATTTATCCCCTGTTTTGTTGATCAGTTATATCCTGAAACGGCTTTCAGTACTGTTAAACTTTTGGAAAAAGCAGGTTGTGAAGTAAGTTATAATCCAAATCAGACCTGCTGCGGCCAGCCTGCATATAACGCAGGGTACTGGGAAGAGGCTAAGCAAACCGGCACCAAGTTTTTGAATGACTTCTCTTCCTCTAATTATATCGTAGCACCCTCTGCTTCTTGTGTAGGAATGGTGAAAAATGGATTTAATGATCTTTTTACTAATTCTACCGTGCATAATAAATGCAGAACTCTACAGGGAAATATTTTTGAACTTTCAGACTTTTTAATCAACGTGGTTAAAAAGGATTATTTTGGTGCAGAACTGGAAGGTAAAGCCGTTTATCATGATTCATGCAGCGGCCTTAGAGAATGCAAGATTAAAGAAGAACCGCGCCGTTTGCTTGAAAAAGTTCATGGTCTTGAAATGCTGGAAATGAAGGAAACCGATATGTGCTGCGGGTTTGGTGGCACTTTCGCAGTAAAATTTGACGCTATTTCTTCTGCCATGGCTGAACAGAAGGTAAATCACGCCCTTGATCAGGATGCCGATTATATCATTTCAACAGATTTATCGTGCCTGATGCATTTACAGGGATATATCGATAAAAATAGTCTCCCCATTAAAACCATGCATCTTGCAGATGTCCTAGCAAACGGGTGGCTCGAATACTAG
- a CDS encoding head GIN domain-containing protein, translating to MKKLFLFSLALPLLFTACETKCVEDSGLHSTKEFTVKPYNEIVVSGPVKLLLRQDSSYKVNIQADSNVISLVKAEVNKNGLVIALDPKQYCGKDSVIVSAGIGELKTLDAKGASHIYSSARINVNDLDIKSSGATKINLELFAGKLTTTTDGEAHINLIGQAGVHQVKSKGVIQMNAFDFVTGIYDLNVEGVGKLNINVLNELKAKTSGATTIYYKGNPKKVDEDKSGVARLEKVN from the coding sequence ATGAAGAAATTATTCCTATTTAGCTTAGCTCTACCCTTGCTTTTTACAGCATGTGAAACTAAATGTGTAGAAGATTCAGGTCTGCATTCCACTAAGGAATTTACAGTAAAACCCTATAATGAAATTGTCGTAAGCGGGCCGGTTAAACTGCTATTGCGCCAGGACAGCAGCTATAAGGTTAATATACAGGCAGACTCTAATGTAATCAGCCTGGTGAAAGCTGAGGTTAACAAAAATGGTCTGGTGATAGCGCTTGATCCTAAGCAATATTGCGGAAAAGACTCGGTAATTGTAAGCGCTGGTATCGGTGAACTTAAAACGCTTGACGCTAAAGGGGCAAGTCATATTTATTCTTCTGCCAGAATCAATGTAAACGATCTTGACATTAAATCATCAGGAGCAACTAAAATTAATCTCGAATTATTTGCCGGAAAACTAACGACCACCACAGATGGGGAGGCACATATCAACCTCATCGGACAGGCAGGTGTTCATCAGGTGAAAAGTAAAGGTGTAATACAGATGAATGCATTTGACTTTGTTACAGGGATTTATGACCTTAATGTTGAAGGTGTAGGTAAACTGAATATTAATGTACTGAATGAACTTAAGGCAAAAACTTCGGGGGCAACAACTATTTACTATAAAGGTAACCCGAAAAAAGTAGATGAAGATAAGTCGGGTGTTGCCAGACTGGAAAAAGTAAATTAG
- the nrdE gene encoding class 1b ribonucleoside-diphosphate reductase subunit alpha, translating into MVTKKWILLNNEIMIKKDDEFSLHKDKEAVRSYFLDYVNKNTVFFYTLKEKIDYLIEQEYYIDFYQWYTYEQMEEVYDLVYAKKFRFQSFMSAFKFFQSYALRDDSGEKFLERYEDRVVAVSLFLAKGDVGQAKSYAEMLINQEYQPATPTFLNSGKKRSGELVSCFLDEIGDNLNGIGYAVDSAMKLSSIGGGVSFNLSKIRARGEAIKDVEGRAGGVLPIMKILEDTFSYANQLGQRPGAGAVYLNVFHTDIEEFLDCKKINVDEKVRIKSLSIGVVVPDKFMELAEKDEACYLFHPHTVLKQYGKYLDEMDMDEMYEELVTNPLVKKKKINARHLMVKIAQTQKESGYPYLFFKGNANKGHALKDIGSVKFSNLCTEIMQISEVSDIEIYGKEDKIRYGISCNLGSLNIASVMENKRIKEAVKTAMRSLTVVSDMTNIAMVPSVQKANKELHSVGLGAMNLHGFLARNFIMYESKEALDFCNVFFMMVNFYSIQSSMEIAKEKNETFVGFKQSEYANGNYFASYIAKDIVPVNDKIAALFEGMTIPTTADWTALMNDVKEHGLYHAYRLAIAPNQSTSYIMNATASVMPVVDVIEVREYGDSTTYYPMPYLNNDNYFFYKSAYDMDQKNVLRLISVIQRHVDQGISTILHTNTKDSTRDIAKYYIYAHKAGLKSLYYTRTRKASIDECVSCSV; encoded by the coding sequence ATGGTAACGAAAAAGTGGATCTTATTAAATAATGAGATCATGATTAAAAAGGACGACGAATTCAGCCTTCATAAAGATAAAGAAGCTGTTCGTTCCTATTTTTTGGATTATGTAAATAAAAACACTGTTTTCTTTTATACTTTAAAAGAGAAGATAGATTATCTGATAGAACAGGAGTATTATATTGATTTTTATCAATGGTACACCTATGAGCAGATGGAAGAAGTATATGACCTTGTATACGCAAAGAAATTCAGGTTTCAGTCGTTTATGAGTGCATTTAAATTCTTTCAGAGTTACGCACTGAGAGATGACAGCGGTGAGAAATTCCTGGAACGTTATGAAGACCGCGTTGTTGCAGTGTCTCTGTTTCTGGCAAAAGGAGATGTCGGGCAGGCTAAATCATACGCTGAAATGCTGATTAATCAGGAATATCAGCCAGCAACACCAACCTTCTTAAATTCTGGTAAAAAACGCTCAGGAGAACTGGTTTCCTGTTTCCTGGATGAAATAGGTGATAACCTGAATGGTATCGGCTATGCGGTGGATTCTGCTATGAAATTGTCTTCAATTGGCGGTGGTGTATCCTTCAATTTATCTAAAATCCGTGCCAGAGGAGAGGCTATTAAAGATGTGGAAGGCCGTGCTGGTGGTGTACTCCCAATTATGAAAATACTGGAAGATACGTTTTCTTATGCTAATCAACTGGGGCAGCGTCCGGGAGCCGGAGCTGTATATCTGAATGTTTTTCATACCGATATTGAAGAATTCCTTGATTGTAAAAAGATCAATGTAGATGAGAAAGTCAGAATCAAATCGTTGTCTATAGGTGTTGTTGTTCCGGATAAATTTATGGAGCTGGCCGAAAAAGACGAAGCCTGTTATCTTTTCCATCCTCACACTGTATTAAAGCAGTACGGAAAGTATCTGGATGAAATGGATATGGACGAGATGTATGAGGAACTTGTGACCAATCCCCTGGTTAAAAAGAAAAAGATTAATGCACGACATCTGATGGTTAAAATTGCACAGACCCAAAAGGAAAGTGGCTATCCATACCTGTTCTTTAAAGGCAATGCGAATAAAGGACATGCATTAAAAGACATAGGGAGCGTGAAATTTTCTAACCTGTGTACCGAAATTATGCAGATTTCAGAGGTTTCTGATATAGAAATCTATGGTAAAGAAGATAAAATCCGTTATGGTATTTCCTGTAACCTGGGTTCTTTGAATATCGCCTCGGTTATGGAAAACAAGAGAATCAAAGAAGCGGTTAAAACAGCAATGAGATCTCTTACCGTAGTTTCTGATATGACAAATATCGCTATGGTTCCTTCTGTTCAGAAAGCAAATAAGGAATTACATAGTGTTGGTCTGGGAGCGATGAACCTGCATGGGTTTCTGGCCAGGAATTTCATTATGTACGAAAGTAAAGAAGCTCTTGATTTCTGTAATGTTTTCTTTATGATGGTTAATTTTTACTCTATTCAGAGCTCAATGGAGATTGCAAAAGAGAAAAATGAAACTTTTGTGGGTTTTAAACAGTCTGAATATGCAAACGGAAACTATTTTGCTTCTTATATCGCTAAGGACATTGTTCCTGTGAATGATAAGATCGCTGCATTATTTGAAGGAATGACTATTCCTACGACTGCGGACTGGACCGCTTTAATGAATGACGTTAAAGAACATGGACTTTATCATGCTTACAGGCTTGCTATAGCGCCTAATCAGTCTACCTCATATATTATGAATGCTACGGCCTCTGTAATGCCTGTGGTAGACGTTATAGAGGTTAGAGAGTATGGTGATAGTACTACTTATTATCCGATGCCGTATCTGAATAATGACAATTATTTCTTTTATAAGTCTGCTTATGATATGGATCAGAAAAATGTATTGCGGTTAATCTCCGTAATTCAAAGACATGTGGATCAGGGGATTTCAACTATTCTGCATACCAATACCAAAGATAGTACACGTGATATTGCCAAATATTATATCTATGCACATAAGGCAGGCCTGAAGTCATTGTATTATACCCGTACACGTAAAGCGTCAATTGATGAGTGTGTTTCCTGCTCAGTTTAA
- a CDS encoding glyoxalase superfamily protein produces the protein MEKDYKFNKPGLDIQPWNDKVNTMEIIDPFGNRLTFNG, from the coding sequence ATCGAAAAAGACTATAAATTCAATAAGCCCGGTTTGGATATACAACCCTGGAATGATAAAGTTAATACTATGGAAATAATTGACCCCTTTGGAAACAGGTTAACATTTAATGGCTAA
- the nrdI gene encoding class Ib ribonucleoside-diphosphate reductase assembly flavoprotein NrdI, whose translation MTWIYYDSKTGNVERFVNRLKLQRDWTIQKIDEALRPLHEGHLITYTTGFGEVPLSTLRFLNENSSMIKSISSSGNKNWGANYAMAATRISAQFKLPILMQFELSGTMADIQKFIDKIEG comes from the coding sequence ATGACCTGGATTTATTACGATAGTAAAACTGGTAATGTTGAGCGATTTGTAAACCGTTTGAAATTACAACGTGACTGGACTATTCAAAAGATAGACGAGGCCTTGCGTCCCCTGCACGAAGGGCACCTGATTACCTATACTACAGGATTTGGAGAGGTTCCACTTTCTACATTACGTTTTCTGAACGAAAATAGCAGTATGATAAAATCTATCTCTTCAAGTGGTAACAAGAACTGGGGGGCTAATTACGCTATGGCGGCTACGAGAATTTCAGCTCAGTTTAAATTACCAATTCTGATGCAGTTTGAGCTTTCAGGAACAATGGCAGATATCCAAAAATTTATAGACAAAATAGAGGGCTAA
- a CDS encoding class I SAM-dependent methyltransferase: MAEKPNQPDFKELAGQLSCPSGAQGVKTAESMAATNGNMIALTISALNPKPNDVLLEIGPGNGFHVPALLNEIKYLLYYGVDISPLMVSEAIKLNKDAVTSGRADFSLSDGEKLNFAADFFTKIFTVNTLYFWKDPKAYAVEILRVLRPGGIFSLTFGTREFMEKLPFTPYDFHLYSQHEAEELLRGCGFSIISVNLHTEKVRSIAGEEVERDMVIINAQKALD, translated from the coding sequence ATGGCTGAAAAACCTAATCAACCTGATTTTAAAGAGTTAGCAGGGCAATTGAGCTGCCCTAGCGGAGCGCAGGGAGTAAAGACTGCCGAAAGTATGGCTGCCACTAACGGCAATATGATTGCGCTGACTATTTCGGCTCTGAATCCAAAACCCAATGACGTATTGCTGGAAATAGGACCTGGGAACGGATTTCATGTCCCTGCACTCTTAAATGAGATTAAGTATCTGCTTTATTATGGTGTAGATATATCACCGCTGATGGTTAGCGAAGCTATAAAGTTAAATAAGGACGCTGTAACTTCCGGCAGGGCAGATTTCTCATTGTCAGATGGTGAAAAGTTAAATTTCGCGGCTGATTTTTTCACAAAGATCTTTACAGTAAACACTTTATATTTCTGGAAAGATCCAAAAGCTTATGCCGTTGAAATTTTAAGAGTGCTCAGACCTGGTGGGATATTTAGTCTGACCTTTGGTACCAGAGAGTTCATGGAGAAACTTCCTTTTACACCATATGATTTTCATTTATACAGCCAGCATGAAGCAGAAGAACTGTTACGCGGCTGTGGTTTCAGTATTATCAGTGTCAATCTGCATACAGAAAAGGTCAGAAGTATTGCCGGTGAAGAGGTAGAGAGGGATATGGTAATCATTAATGCTCAAAAAGCATTGGATTAG
- a CDS encoding phytanoyl-CoA dioxygenase family protein — protein MKNQTMNTMAHKDIPGNPSTAKSSEIRLNDRSKETTLRLLTEQDWAFWITNGYVIIKNAVPREQVKKTADYLWEYENKDPNDIESWYKKPNAQMQMSELNNTGMVEIYNHQYLWENRMYPKVHQAFADIWGTEKLWVTIDRANLNFPLRPGFEYKGFIHWDYDPETKPQNVQGVLALADQTDENMGGFQCIPELFRTYDTWKLTQPEDRDHYKPDTSGFDLEKVKLEAGDLLIFNSSQPHGIRANTSKDKVRIAQYIAMMPAQEENEALKQWRIGSWKNREAMQGYAFPGDPLEREKKNPVAELTPLGKKLLGLENW, from the coding sequence ATGAAAAACCAGACAATGAATACGATGGCACATAAGGATATACCGGGTAATCCTTCTACGGCCAAATCCAGTGAAATACGTCTGAATGACCGCAGCAAGGAAACAACATTACGTCTGTTAACCGAACAGGACTGGGCATTCTGGATTACTAACGGTTATGTTATTATCAAAAATGCTGTTCCCCGGGAACAGGTTAAAAAGACAGCTGATTATCTTTGGGAATATGAGAATAAAGATCCAAATGATATAGAAAGCTGGTATAAAAAGCCAAATGCACAAATGCAGATGTCAGAACTGAACAATACTGGTATGGTGGAAATTTACAACCATCAGTATTTATGGGAGAACAGGATGTATCCAAAGGTTCATCAGGCCTTTGCCGACATCTGGGGAACCGAGAAACTATGGGTAACCATTGACAGGGCCAATTTAAATTTCCCGCTTCGTCCTGGTTTTGAATATAAGGGCTTTATTCACTGGGATTATGATCCGGAGACAAAACCTCAGAATGTACAGGGTGTACTGGCCCTGGCAGATCAGACTGACGAAAATATGGGTGGTTTTCAATGTATACCTGAATTATTCCGCACTTATGACACCTGGAAATTAACCCAGCCGGAAGATCGTGATCATTATAAACCAGATACTTCAGGATTTGATCTTGAAAAAGTAAAACTGGAAGCGGGTGATCTGCTCATATTCAATAGTTCACAGCCCCATGGCATCCGGGCGAACACAAGTAAAGATAAGGTAAGAATAGCTCAGTATATCGCTATGATGCCTGCACAGGAAGAAAATGAAGCGCTTAAGCAATGGCGTATTGGCAGCTGGAAAAACAGGGAGGCCATGCAGGGTTATGCATTTCCCGGAGATCCTTTAGAAAGGGAGAAGAAAAATCCGGTTGCAGAACTCACTCCATTAGGTAAAAAATTACTGGGACTTGAAAATTGGTAA
- a CDS encoding GAF domain-containing protein, giving the protein MAEDLVIIKTESKEKQYQSLIPQIEALLYGEQDLTANLANISAALKEQFGWLWVGFYLVKEEELVLGPFQGPVACTRIKLGKGVCGKAWQDAKTIIVDDVEKFPGHIACSSASRSEIVLPVMKNDVVIGVLDVDSIELSQFDETDEIYLGQIIDLIKL; this is encoded by the coding sequence ATGGCAGAAGACCTGGTAATTATAAAAACTGAAAGTAAAGAAAAGCAATATCAATCACTGATACCTCAAATTGAAGCTTTGTTATATGGAGAGCAGGATCTGACTGCTAATCTGGCAAATATTTCTGCAGCACTTAAAGAACAGTTTGGATGGCTTTGGGTAGGTTTTTATCTGGTTAAAGAAGAGGAGCTGGTTTTAGGTCCGTTTCAGGGGCCGGTAGCTTGTACCAGAATTAAACTTGGAAAAGGAGTGTGCGGGAAGGCATGGCAAGATGCTAAAACTATTATTGTGGACGACGTAGAGAAATTTCCAGGTCATATTGCCTGCAGCTCGGCATCCAGATCTGAGATAGTTCTGCCGGTAATGAAGAACGATGTTGTAATTGGTGTGCTTGATGTCGATAGTATTGAGCTTTCTCAGTTTGATGAGACAGATGAGATTTATTTAGGTCAGATTATCGATCTGATTAAGCTGTAA
- a CDS encoding esterase/lipase family protein, producing the protein MKNQLLTLTAISILLLGACKKTQDQPATNEAATTGKEQVKILATTSMAKTMEVPSAAMLTGNNKVPILFVHGFLGFGPDEAFGAFHYWGGFTDIIKDLNDQGYPSFATSVGPVSSNWDRAVELYYYIKGGSPDYGQHHSSKFGHKQHVARTFKGIYPEWDENHPISLVGHSMGGTTIRKLITLLEKGDPDEKPGAEPGSLFAGNKKRWVKTVVTISTPHNGTTLTSILGVGNSSFILGALNSVASLAGGFGSNSLYDFDLDQWGLERNPKTTNFSTYYNNVKQSRLWSTKDCAAYDLSPDLSFKRNNTDLDSKDIYYFSVTTRCTNPGILTGREYPGITTFPVLYPFAISMGSYTLNEPGKPVFDNKWWPNDGIVNVYGESGPSNGIIKEYDANSVLQKGVWNHLGVYNGYDHTAIIGIGTLIDVRPFYRNLVRLITSI; encoded by the coding sequence ATGAAAAATCAATTATTAACACTTACCGCCATCAGCATACTTTTGCTGGGGGCCTGTAAAAAAACACAAGATCAGCCAGCTACCAATGAAGCTGCAACTACAGGAAAAGAACAGGTAAAAATCCTTGCCACTACATCAATGGCAAAAACTATGGAAGTCCCTTCTGCCGCCATGTTGACAGGAAACAATAAAGTCCCCATTCTATTTGTACATGGTTTTCTGGGTTTCGGGCCAGATGAAGCCTTTGGAGCCTTTCATTACTGGGGAGGATTCACTGATATTATAAAAGATCTGAATGATCAGGGTTATCCATCATTCGCCACTTCGGTGGGGCCGGTCAGCAGTAACTGGGATCGTGCTGTAGAATTGTATTATTACATCAAAGGAGGTAGTCCTGATTACGGTCAGCATCACAGCAGCAAATTTGGCCACAAGCAACATGTAGCACGTACCTTTAAAGGTATTTATCCTGAATGGGACGAGAACCACCCTATCAGTCTTGTTGGCCATAGTATGGGTGGGACAACAATAAGAAAGCTAATCACGTTACTGGAAAAAGGTGATCCTGATGAAAAACCGGGTGCAGAACCAGGTTCACTTTTTGCGGGAAATAAAAAAAGATGGGTAAAGACGGTGGTGACTATCAGTACCCCGCACAACGGCACCACGCTAACCAGTATACTTGGCGTTGGCAATTCATCCTTTATCCTGGGTGCACTAAACAGTGTTGCTTCACTGGCAGGTGGATTTGGCAGCAATAGCCTCTATGATTTTGACCTGGATCAGTGGGGATTGGAAAGAAACCCTAAAACAACAAATTTCTCCACTTATTACAACAATGTTAAACAAAGCAGGTTATGGTCAACCAAAGACTGTGCAGCTTATGATTTATCCCCGGATTTATCATTTAAGCGAAATAACACAGATCTTGATTCAAAAGATATATACTATTTTTCTGTTACAACCAGATGTACAAACCCCGGTATACTGACCGGCCGTGAATATCCCGGAATAACAACCTTTCCCGTGCTCTATCCCTTCGCAATATCCATGGGTAGTTACACACTCAATGAGCCTGGAAAACCTGTTTTCGACAATAAATGGTGGCCGAATGATGGTATAGTGAACGTTTATGGGGAGAGTGGGCCTTCCAATGGAATTATAAAAGAATATGATGCTAATTCAGTTTTACAAAAAGGCGTCTGGAATCATCTGGGGGTATATAACGGTTATGATCACACTGCAATTATAGGAATAGGCACCCTTATCGATGTAAGACCTTTTTACCGGAACCTGGTGCGATTAATCACTTCTATTTAG